A genomic window from Klebsiella quasipneumoniae subsp. quasipneumoniae includes:
- the acnB gene encoding bifunctional aconitate hydratase 2/2-methylisocitrate dehydratase, whose translation MLEEYRKHVAERAAMGIVAKPLDATQMAALVELLKNPPAGEEEFLLDLLINRVPPGVDEAAYVKAGFLAAIAKGETTSPLVTPEKAVELLGTMQGGYNIHPLIDALDDAKLAPIAAKALSHTLLMFDNFYDVEEKAKAGNEHAKQVMQSWAEAEWFLNRPQLAEKITVTVFKVTGETNTDDLSPAPDAWSRPDIPLHALAMLKNAREGIEPDQPGVVGPIKQIEALQQKGYPLAYVGDVVGTGSSRKSATNSVLWFMGDDIPNVPNKRGGGLCLGGKIAPIFFNTMEDAGALPIEVDVSNLNMGDVIDVYPFKGEVRNHETNELLASFELKTDVLIDEVRAGGRIPLIIGRGLTTKAREALGLPHSDVFRQAKDVAESTRGFSLAQKMVGRACGVAGIRPGAYCEPKMTSVGSQDTTGPMTRDELKDLACLGFSADLVMQSFCHTAAYPKPVDVTTHHTLPDFIMNRGGVSLRPGDGVIHSWLNRMLLPDTVGTGGDSHTRFPIGISFPAGSGLVAFAAATGVMPLDMPESVLVRFKGKMQPGITLRDLVHAIPLYAIKQGLLTVEKKGKKNIFSGRILEIEGLPDLKVEQAFELTDASAERSAAGCTIKLNKEPIVEYLNSNIVLLKWMIAEGYGDRRTLERRIQGMEKWLADPQLLEADADAEYAAVIDIDLADIKEPILCAPNDPDDARLLSDVQGEKIDEVFIGSCMTNIGHFRAAGKLLDSHKGQLPTRLWVAPPTRMDAAQLTEEGYYSVFGKSGARIEIPGCSLCMGNQARVADGATVVSTSTRNFPNRLGTGANVYLASAELAAVASLLGKLPTPEEYQTFVAQVDKTAEDTYRYLNFNQLDQYTEKADGVIFQTAV comes from the coding sequence GTGCTAGAAGAATACCGTAAGCACGTAGCTGAGCGTGCCGCCATGGGGATTGTTGCCAAACCCTTAGATGCAACCCAAATGGCCGCGCTGGTAGAACTGCTGAAAAACCCGCCTGCGGGCGAAGAAGAATTCCTGTTAGACCTGCTGATTAACCGTGTACCGCCGGGCGTCGACGAAGCCGCCTATGTTAAAGCTGGATTCCTTGCCGCGATCGCCAAAGGCGAAACGACCTCCCCCCTGGTTACCCCTGAAAAAGCCGTTGAACTGCTGGGCACCATGCAGGGCGGTTACAATATCCACCCGCTGATCGATGCCCTGGACGACGCGAAACTAGCGCCGATTGCCGCGAAAGCGCTGTCCCATACTCTGCTGATGTTCGATAACTTCTACGACGTGGAAGAGAAAGCGAAAGCGGGTAACGAGCACGCTAAACAGGTTATGCAATCCTGGGCCGAGGCTGAGTGGTTCCTGAACCGCCCGCAGCTGGCAGAGAAAATCACCGTTACCGTTTTCAAGGTCACTGGCGAAACGAACACCGATGACCTGTCTCCGGCGCCGGATGCCTGGTCGCGTCCGGATATCCCGCTGCACGCCCTGGCGATGCTGAAAAACGCCCGCGAAGGCATTGAACCGGATCAACCGGGCGTGGTTGGCCCGATCAAACAGATCGAAGCCCTGCAGCAGAAAGGCTACCCGCTGGCCTACGTCGGCGATGTGGTCGGGACCGGCTCTTCACGTAAATCGGCCACCAACTCGGTGCTGTGGTTTATGGGCGACGATATCCCGAACGTGCCGAACAAGCGCGGCGGCGGCCTGTGCCTGGGCGGCAAAATCGCGCCAATCTTCTTCAACACCATGGAAGATGCGGGCGCGCTGCCTATCGAAGTGGATGTGTCAAACCTGAACATGGGCGACGTCATCGACGTTTACCCGTTCAAAGGCGAAGTGCGTAATCACGAGACCAATGAACTGCTGGCCAGCTTCGAGCTGAAAACCGATGTGCTGATCGACGAAGTCCGTGCCGGCGGCCGTATCCCGCTGATCATCGGTCGCGGCCTGACCACCAAAGCACGTGAAGCGCTGGGTCTGCCGCACAGCGATGTCTTCCGTCAGGCGAAAGACGTGGCGGAAAGCACCCGCGGCTTCTCTCTGGCGCAGAAAATGGTTGGCCGCGCCTGCGGCGTTGCCGGTATCCGCCCGGGCGCCTACTGCGAGCCGAAAATGACCTCCGTCGGTTCTCAGGACACCACCGGTCCAATGACCCGTGATGAACTGAAAGACCTGGCGTGCCTGGGCTTCTCCGCTGACCTGGTGATGCAGTCCTTCTGCCACACAGCGGCCTATCCGAAGCCGGTTGACGTCACCACGCATCATACTCTGCCGGACTTCATTATGAACCGCGGCGGCGTCTCGCTGCGTCCGGGCGATGGCGTGATCCACTCCTGGCTAAACCGCATGCTGCTGCCGGATACCGTGGGCACCGGCGGCGACTCCCACACCCGTTTCCCCATCGGTATCTCCTTCCCGGCGGGCTCTGGTCTGGTGGCCTTCGCCGCCGCGACCGGCGTGATGCCGCTGGATATGCCGGAATCGGTGCTGGTGCGTTTCAAAGGTAAAATGCAGCCGGGCATTACGCTGCGCGACCTGGTCCACGCGATCCCGCTGTACGCCATCAAGCAGGGCCTGCTGACCGTTGAGAAGAAAGGTAAGAAAAACATCTTCTCTGGCCGCATCCTTGAGATTGAAGGTCTGCCGGATCTGAAAGTGGAGCAGGCGTTCGAGCTGACCGATGCCTCCGCTGAACGTTCTGCTGCAGGTTGCACCATCAAGCTGAACAAAGAGCCGATCGTTGAGTATCTGAACTCCAACATCGTCCTGCTGAAGTGGATGATCGCCGAAGGCTACGGCGACCGCCGTACCCTGGAGCGTCGTATCCAGGGCATGGAGAAATGGCTGGCGGATCCGCAGCTGCTGGAAGCCGATGCTGACGCGGAATACGCGGCAGTGATCGACATCGATCTGGCGGATATCAAAGAGCCGATTCTGTGCGCGCCGAACGATCCGGACGATGCCCGCCTGCTGTCTGACGTACAGGGCGAGAAAATCGACGAAGTGTTCATCGGCTCCTGCATGACCAACATCGGCCACTTCCGTGCCGCCGGTAAGCTGCTGGACAGCCACAAAGGCCAGTTGCCGACTCGCCTGTGGGTGGCGCCGCCAACCCGTATGGACGCCGCGCAGCTGACCGAAGAAGGTTACTACAGCGTATTTGGTAAGAGCGGGGCGCGTATCGAAATCCCTGGCTGTTCCCTGTGTATGGGTAACCAGGCGCGCGTCGCCGACGGTGCGACGGTGGTTTCCACCTCTACCCGTAACTTCCCGAACCGTTTAGGTACCGGCGCTAACGTCTATCTGGCCTCTGCCGAGCTGGCAGCGGTGGCTTCTCTGCTCGGTAAACTGCCGACGCCGGAAGAGTACCAGACCTTCGTGGCGCAGGTGGATAAGACAGCGGAAGATACCTATCGCTATCTGAACTTCAACCAGCTGGATCAGTACACTGAAAAAGCTGACGGCGTGATCTTCCAGACCGCGGTGTAA
- the yacL gene encoding protein YacL has translation MDYEFLRDITGVVKVRMSMDHEAIGHWFNEEVKDNLALLDEVEQAARTVKGSERSWQRAGHEYTLWLDGEEVMIRANQLEFSGDEIEEGMSYYDEESLSLCGVEDFLQVVAAYREFMQQR, from the coding sequence ATGGACTACGAATTTCTGCGCGATATTACCGGAGTGGTAAAGGTGCGAATGTCGATGGATCACGAGGCGATTGGCCACTGGTTCAACGAGGAGGTGAAAGACAATCTTGCTCTGCTTGACGAAGTGGAGCAGGCTGCGCGCACCGTGAAAGGCAGTGAACGTTCCTGGCAGCGTGCCGGACATGAATATACGCTGTGGCTGGATGGCGAAGAGGTGATGATCCGCGCCAATCAGCTGGAATTTTCCGGCGACGAAATCGAGGAGGGGATGAGCTACTACGACGAAGAAAGCCTCTCTCTGTGTGGTGTTGAGGATTTCCTGCAGGTGGTTGCCGCCTATCGTGAGTTTATGCAGCAGCGTTGA
- the speD gene encoding adenosylmethionine decarboxylase translates to MKKLKLHGFNNLTKSLSFCIYDICYAKTAEERDGYIAYIDELYNANRLTEILSETCSIIGANILNIARQDYEPQGASVTILVSEEPVDPRLIDQTEHPGPLPETVVAHLDKSHICVHTYPESHPEGGLCTFRADIEVSTCGVISPLKALNYLIHQLESDIVTIDYRVRGFTRDINGMKHFIDHEINSIQNFMSDDMKSLYDMVDVNVYQENIFHTKMLLKEFDLKHYMFHTRPEELTAEERKVITDLLWKEMREIYYGRNIPAV, encoded by the coding sequence TTGAAAAAATTGAAGCTGCACGGCTTTAACAACCTGACCAAAAGCCTGAGTTTTTGTATCTACGATATCTGTTACGCCAAAACGGCAGAAGAGCGCGACGGCTACATCGCCTATATCGACGAACTTTATAATGCCAATCGCCTGACAGAGATCCTGAGCGAAACCTGCTCTATTATTGGCGCTAATATCCTGAATATCGCCCGCCAGGATTATGAACCCCAGGGCGCCAGCGTGACCATTCTGGTAAGCGAAGAGCCCGTCGACCCGCGGCTTATCGACCAGACCGAACACCCCGGCCCGCTGCCTGAAACCGTGGTCGCCCATCTCGATAAAAGCCATATCTGCGTGCATACCTATCCGGAGAGTCACCCGGAAGGCGGCCTGTGCACCTTCCGCGCCGATATCGAAGTCTCTACCTGCGGGGTTATTTCACCGCTCAAAGCGCTGAACTATCTGATTCACCAGCTGGAATCGGACATTGTGACCATTGACTACCGCGTGCGTGGCTTTACCCGCGACATCAATGGGATGAAGCATTTTATCGATCATGAAATCAACTCAATTCAGAACTTTATGTCTGACGATATGAAGTCGCTGTATGACATGGTCGACGTCAACGTTTATCAGGAAAATATCTTCCATACCAAAATGTTGCTTAAGGAGTTCGACCTTAAGCATTACATGTTCCATACCCGACCGGAAGAGTTGACCGCTGAAGAGCGCAAGGTCATTACCGACCTGCTGTGGAAAGAGATGCGCGAGATTTACTACGGCCGCAATATTCCTGCCGTGTAA
- the speE gene encoding polyamine aminopropyltransferase, with translation MADNPLWHETLHDHFGQYFSVDNVLYHEKTDHQDLIIFDNRAFGRVMALDGVVQTTERDEFIYHEMMTHVPLLAHGNAKHVLIIGGGDGAMLREVSRHRSIESITMVEIDAGVVSFCRQYLPNHSAGAYDDPRFTLVIDDGVNFVNQTTQTFDVIISDCTDPIGPGESLFTSAFYEGCKRCLNPGGIFVAQNGVCFLQQDEAVGSHRKLSHYFRDVSFYQAAIPTYYGGIMTFAWASDNEALRHLSSEIIQARFHKANLTCRYYNPAIHTAAFALPQYLHDALSAP, from the coding sequence GTGGCCGATAATCCACTGTGGCATGAAACGCTGCATGACCATTTTGGTCAGTACTTTAGCGTTGATAACGTGCTGTACCACGAAAAAACCGATCATCAGGATCTGATCATCTTTGACAACCGCGCCTTTGGCCGGGTGATGGCGCTGGATGGCGTCGTGCAAACCACCGAACGCGATGAGTTTATCTATCACGAAATGATGACCCACGTGCCGCTGCTGGCTCACGGCAACGCCAAGCATGTCCTGATCATCGGCGGCGGCGATGGCGCGATGCTGCGCGAAGTCTCTCGTCATCGCAGCATCGAAAGCATCACCATGGTGGAAATCGACGCCGGGGTGGTCTCATTCTGCCGCCAGTACCTGCCCAACCATAGCGCCGGCGCCTATGACGATCCGCGCTTTACGCTGGTGATTGATGATGGCGTCAATTTTGTTAACCAGACGACGCAAACGTTTGATGTGATCATTTCGGACTGTACCGACCCTATTGGCCCGGGGGAAAGCCTCTTCACCTCGGCTTTTTATGAAGGCTGCAAACGCTGCCTGAATCCGGGAGGGATTTTCGTTGCGCAGAACGGCGTCTGCTTCCTGCAGCAGGATGAAGCGGTCGGTAGCCATCGCAAACTGAGCCACTATTTTCGCGACGTCAGCTTCTACCAGGCGGCGATTCCGACCTATTACGGCGGGATAATGACCTTTGCCTGGGCGAGCGACAACGAGGCGCTGCGCCATCTTTCCAGCGAAATCATTCAGGCGCGCTTTCACAAAGCCAACCTGACCTGCCGTTACTACAATCCGGCAATCCATACGGCGGCCTTCGCCTTACCACAATATCTGCATGATGCTCTGTCCGCACCGTGA